A genomic segment from Triticum dicoccoides isolate Atlit2015 ecotype Zavitan chromosome 1A, WEW_v2.0, whole genome shotgun sequence encodes:
- the LOC119368624 gene encoding GDSL esterase/lipase At5g45910-like — protein sequence MERTPSSWCILLCLAAASAAAAAPLPQYYNAIFSFGDSFSDTGNFVIINSGKLPNMPKFPPPYARCSNGRLVIDFLAEALGVPLLPPSANKGTNFSQGANFAVMGATALELKYFRDNNVWSIPPFNTSMKCQLEWFQEVKETVCSSPQECKEFFGKALFVFGEFGGNDYSFAWKAEWSLDKVKTEMVPKVVESMIDGVEAVLDEGARHVVVPGNLPAGCIPITLTMYASEDRSDYDPRTGCLKKFNSVALYHNAMLRIALDQLQRRRPDARIIYADYYTPYIQFARTPHLYGYKRGALRACCGGGGPYNYNMSSSCGLPGATVCDDPDAHVSWDGIHLTEAPYRFIANTWLKGPYAYPPLASVIRDDMVY from the exons ATGGAGAGGACGCCGTCGTCGTGGTGCATCCTCCTGTGTCTGGCCgccgcttcggcggcggcggcggccccgcTGCCGCAGTACTACAACGCCATATTCAGCTTCGGCGACTCCTTCTCCGACACGGGCAACTTCGTCATCATCAACTCCGGCAAGCTGCCCAACATGCCCAAGTTCCCGCCGCCCTACGCCCGCTGCTCCAACGGCCGCCTCGTCATCGACTTCCTGG CCGAGGCGCTGGGAGtgccgctgctgccgccgtcggCGAACAAGGGCACCAACTTCAGCCAGGGCGCCAACTTCGCGGTGATGGGCGCCACGGCTCTGGAGCTCAAGTACTTCCGGGACAACAACGTGTGGAGCATCCCGCCCTTCAACACCTCCATGAAGTGCCAGCTCGAGTGGTTCCAGGAGGTCAAGGAGACCGTCTGCTCCTCCCCGCAAG AGTGCAAGGAGTTTTTCGGCAAGGCGCTGTTCGTGTTCGGCGAGTTCGGCGGCAACGACTACAGCTTCGCGTGGAAGGCGGAGTGGAGCCTGGACAAGGTGAAGACGGAGATGGTGCCCAAGGTGGTGGAGTCGATGATCGACGGCGTCGAGGCGGTCCTCGACGAGGGCGCGCGGCACGTGGTGGTGCCGGGCAACCTCCCCGCCGGCTGCATCCCCATCACGCTCACCATGTACGCGTCCGAGGACCGCAGCGACTACGACCCGCGCACCGGCTGCCTCAAGAAGTTCAACAGCGTGGCCCTCTACCACAACGCCATGCTCCGCATCGCCCTCGACcagctccagcgccgccgcccggaCGCCCGCATCATCTACGCCGACTACTACACCCCCTACATCCAGTTCGCCCGCACGCCTCACCTCTACG GGTACAAGAGGGGAGCCCTAAGGGCGTGCTGCGGCGGCGGAGGCCCGTACAACTACAACATGAGCTCGTCGTGCGGGCTGCCCGGTGCCACGGTGTGCGACGATCCCGACGCGCACGTCAGCTGGGACGGCATCCACCTCACCGAGGCGCcctaccgcttcatcgccaacaccTGGCTCAAGGGCCCTTACGCGTACCCGCCCCTCGCCAGTGTCATCCGCGACGACATGGTCTATTAA